Proteins from one Sarcophilus harrisii chromosome 2, mSarHar1.11, whole genome shotgun sequence genomic window:
- the CAD gene encoding CAD protein isoform X1, which yields MAALVLEDGSVLRGQPFGAAVSAAGEVVFQTGMVGYPEALTDPSYKAQILVLTYPLVGNYGIPPDEKDEFSLSQWFESSGIHVAGLVVGECCSTPSHWSATRTLHQWLEEHGIPGLQGVDTRELTKKLREQGSLLGKLVQDGIEPSSLPFLDPNARALVPEVSIKEPKVYNAGGCPKILALDCGLKYSQIRCLCQRGAEVTVVPWDYKLDSQDYEGLFLSNGPGDPASCPTVISTLSRVLSEPNPRPIFGICLGHQLLALAIGAKTYKMRYGNRGHNQPCLLKGSGRCFLTSQNHGFAVETDSLPPGWTPLFTNANDHSNEGIVHETLPFFSVQFHPEHRAGPSDMELLFDIFLETVKENRAGGKTVHERLMERLCPSGTPTPRDRPPFPRKVLILGSGGLSIGQAGEFDYSGSQAIKALKEENIQTLLINPNIATVQTSQGLADKVYFLPITPHYVTQVIRNERPDGVLLTFGGQTALNCGVELTKAGVLARYGVRVLGTPVETIELTEDRRAFAARMAEIGEYVAPSEAANSLEQAQAAAERLGYPVLVRAAFALGGLGSGFASSREELSSLIAPAFAHTSQVLVDKSLKGWKEIEYEVVRDAYGNCVTVCNMENLDPLGIHTGESIVVAPSQTLNDREYQLLRQTAIKVTQHLGIVGECNVQYALNPESEQYYIIEVNARLSRSSALASKATGYPLAYVAAKLALGISLPELRNSVTGGTAAFEPSLDYCVVKVPRWDLSKFLRVSTQIGSCMKSVGEVMAIGRGFEEAFQKALRMVDENCVGFDHTVKPVSDMELETPTDKRIFVVAAALWAGYTIDRLYELTRIDRWFLQCMKRIIEHTRKLEGHRGRPLPSDVLHQAKRLGFSDKQIALAVLSTELAVRKLRQELGICPAVKQIDTVAAEWPAQTNYLYLTYGGTTHDLTFHTPHVLVLGSGVYRIGSSVEFDWCAVGCIRQLRKMGYKTIMVNYNPETVSTDYDMCDRLYFDEISFEVVMDIYELESPEGVILSMGGQLPNNMAMALHRQQCRVLGTSPEAIDSAENRFKFSRLLDTIGISQPQWRELSDLESARQFCQTVGYPCVVRPSYVLSGAAMNVAYSDGDLERFLSSAAAVSKEHPVVISKFIQEAKEIDVDAVACDGMVVAVAISEHVENAGVHSGDATLVTPPQDITPKTLERIKAIVHAVGQELQVTGPFNLQLIAKDDQLKVIECNVRVSRSFPFVSKTLGVDLVALATRIIMGEEVEPVGLMTGTGVVGVKVPQFSFSRLAGADVVLGVEMTSTGEVAGFGESRCEAYLKAMLSTGFKIPKKNILLTIGSYKNKSELLPTVRLLESLGYSLYASLGTADFYTEHGVKVTAVDWHFEEAVEGECPPQRSILEQLAENHFELVINLSMRGAGGRRLSSFVTKGYRTRRLAADFSVPLIIDIKCTKLFVEALGQIGPAPPLKVHVDCMTSQKLVRLPGLIDVHVHLREPGGTHKEDFASGTAAALAGGVTMVCAMPNTRPPIIDAPALALAQKLAETGARCDYALFLGASSENAGTLGAVAGAAAGLKLYLNETFSELRLDSLANWMEHFETWPRHLPIVAHAERQTVAAILMVAQLAQRPVHICHVARKEEILLIKAAKARGVPVTCEVAPHHLFLSQTDLERLGPGKGEVRPELGSPEDVEALWENMAVIDCFASDHAPHTLEEKTGSKAPPGFPGLETMLPLLLTAVSEGRLSLDDLLQKLHHNPRRIFHLPPQEDTYIEVDLEHEWTIPSYMPFSKAHWTPFEGQRVKGTIRRVVLRGEVAYIDGQVLVPPGYGQDVRKWPQGAVPQLLPSAPPSENTKGGEGRRNFWLMSQKDRPMLHSQTPERPRRVIPGLPEGRFHLPPRIHRASDPGLPAVFISPRARTPQDNRMWAEEPKEKPSRKAVEPDLAGTPDSCCYPPPVPRQASPQNLGAPSLLHPQTSPLLHSLVGQHILSVRQFTKDQMSHLFNVAHTLRMMVQKERSIDILKGKVMASMFYEVSTRTSSSFAAAMARLGGSVLSFSEATSSVQKGESLADSVQTMSCYADVVVLRHPQPGAVELAAKHCRRPVINAGDGVGEHPTQALLDVFTIREELGTVNGMTITMVGDLKHGRTVHSLACLLTQYRVSLRYVAPPSLRMPHDVLSFVASKGTKQEEFESIEEALPDTDVLYMTRIQKERFGSSQEYEACFGQFILTPHIMTRAKKKMVVMHPMPRVNEISVEVDSDPRAAYFRQAENGMYMRMALLATVLGRY from the exons ATGGCGGCGCTAGTACTGGAGGACGGGTCGGTCCTGCGGGGCCAGCCCTTCGGCGCGGCCGTAAGCGCCGCCGGGGAAGTGG TGTTCCAGACTGGCATGGTGGGCTACCCCGAGGCGCTCACCGACCCCTCCTACAAAGCGCAGATCTTGGTCCTGACCTATCCGCTCGTGGGCAACTACGGCATCCCTCCGGACGAGAAGGACGAGTTCAGCCTCAGCCAG TGGTTTGAGTCATCCGGAATTCATGTGGCGGGACTGGTGGTGGGAGAATGCTGCTCCACACCTAGTCACTGGAGTGCCACCCGAACTTTGCACCAATGGCTAGAGGAGCATGGCATACCTGGTCTTCAAG GAGTTGATACAAGAGAACTGACAAAGAAGTTGCGGGAACAGGGATCACTTCTGGGAAAGCTGGTGCAAGATGGGATAGAGCCTTCATCTCTGCCATTTTTGGATCCCAATGCTCGAGCTCTTGTACCTGAGGTTTCCATTAAG GAACCAAAGGTATACAATGCAGGGGGGTGCCCAAAGATTCTTGCCCTGGATTGTGGCCTAAAATACAGTCAGATCCGATGCCTATGCCAACGTGGAGCTGAGGTCACTGTGGTGCCCTGGGACTACAAATTGGACAGCCAAG ATTATGAAGGGTTGTTTCTAAGCAATGGTCCTGGGGATCCTGCTTCTTGCCCCACTGTGATATCTACACTGAGCCGTGTCCTCTCTGAGCCAAACCCCCGACCTATCTTTGGTATCTGCTTGGGTCATCAGTTGTTGGCCTTAGCCATCGGGGCCAAGACTTACAAGATGAG ATATGGTAACCGTGGCCACAACCAGCCATGTCTGCTGAAGGGCTCTGGACGATGCTTCTTAACTTCCCAGAATCATGGCTTTGCAGTGGAAACAGACTCTCTGCCTCCAGGCTGGACCCCACTCTTCACAAATGCCAATGATCATTCCAATGAAGGCATTGTACACGAGACCCTGCCCTTCTTCAG CGTCCAGTTCCATCCTGAGCACCGAGCAGGCCCCTCTGATATGGAGTTGCTTTTTGACATCTTCCTGGAGACCGTGAAGGAGAACAGGGCTGGGGGCAAGACAG TTCATGAAAGGCTAATGGAGCGACTTTGTCCCTCTGGTACCCCCACCCCGAGAGACAGACCTCCATTTCCCCGAAAGGTGCTGATCCTGGGCTCAGGGGGTCTCTCCATTGGCCAGGCTGGAGAGTTTGACTATTCTGGCTCTCAG GCAATCAAGGCTCTAAAGGAGGAAAATATTCAAACACTGCTAATCAACCCTAATATTGCCACAGTGCAAACTTCCCAGGGCCTGGCAGACAAAGTCTACTTCTTGCCTATTACCCCTCATTACGTGACCCAG GTGATTCGTAACGAGCGTCCAGATGGTGTGTTACTGACCTTTGGAGGCCAGACAGCACTGAATTGTGGTGTGGAGCTCACAAAAGCAGGGGTTCTGGCCCGATATGGAGTACGGGTCCTAGGAACCCCTGTGGAGACAATTGAGCTGACTGAGGATCGGCGTGCTTTTGCAGCAAGAATGGCAGAGATTGGAGAATATGTGGCCCCGAGTGAGGCTGCAAACTCCCTGGAGCAG gcACAAGCTGCTGCGGAGCGACTGGGGTACCCTGTCCTGGTGCGTGCCGCCTTTGCCCTAGGCGGCCTCGGCTCTGGCTTTGCCTCCAGCAGAGAAGAGCTCTCCTCCCTGATAGCCCCAGCCTTTGCTCATACCAGCCAAGTGCTGGTGGACAAGTCCCTCAAAGGATGGAAAGAAATTGAGTATGAAGTGGTGAGAGATGCCTACGGCAACTGTGTCACG GTCTGTAACATGGAGAACTTAGATCCACTGGGCATTCACACTGGTGAATCCATAGTTGTGGCCCCAAGCCAGACCCTAAATGACAGGGAATACCAGCTGTTGCGACAAACTGCTATCAAGGTGACCCAGCATTTGGGCATTGTTGGGGAGTGCAATGTACAATATGCCTTGAATCCTGAGTCTGAACAG TACTATATCATTGAAGTGAATGCACGACTGTCTCGAAGTTCAGCTCTTGCCAGTAAGGCCACTGGCTATCCTTTGGCTTATGTAGCAGCCAAGCTGGCTTTGGGCATCTCCCTGCCTGAACTCAG GAACTCAGTTACTGGAGGCACAGCTGCCTTTGAGCCCAGCCTGGATTACTGCGTGGTTAAGGTTCCTCGCTGGGACCTCAGCAAGTTCCTACGTGTTAGCACACAGATTGGAAGCTGCATGAAGAGTGTTG GTGAGGTCATGGCTATTGGACGTGGGTTCGAGGAGGCATTCCAGAAGGCATTACGCATGGTGGATGAGAATTGTGTTGGCTTTGATCACACGGTGAAGCCTGTCAGTGACATG GAGCTGGAGACACCAACTGATAAGCGGATCTTTGTAGTGGCAGCTGCTCTGTGGGCAGGATACACCATAGACCGACTCTATGAGCTCACTCGCATTGATCGGTGGTTCCTTCAGTGTATGAAGCGCATTATAGAGCACACCCGGAAACTAGAAGGACACCGTGGGCGGCCCTTGCCCTCTGATGTGTTGCACCAGGCCAAACGCCTTGGCTTCTCTGACAAGCAGATTGCTCTTGCAGTGCTCAG CACAGAGTTGGCTGTCCGAAAACTACGGCAGGAACTGGGTATCTGTCCGGCAGTAAAACAGATTGATACAGTGGCGGCAGAATGGCCAGCTCAGACTAACTATCTGTACCTGACTTATGGGGGTACCACCCATGACCTGACTTTCCATACTCCTCATGTCTTGGTCCTGGGCTCTGGCGTCTACCGAATTGGCTCCAGCGTTGAATTTGATTGGTGTGCTGTGGGCTGCATCCGGCAGCTGCGCAAG ATGGGGTATAAGACCATCATGGTGAACTACAATCCTGAGACAGTCAGTACCGACTATGATATGTGTGACCGACTCTACTTTGATGAGATCTCTTTTGAg GTGGTGATGGATATCTATGAGTTGGAAAGCCCTGAGGGTGTGATCCTCTCCATGGGGGGTCAGCTGCCCAACAACATGGCGATGGCTCTGCATCGGCAGCAGTGTCGGGTTCTTGGGACCTCCCCGGAGGCCATTGACTCTGCTGAGAACCGATTCAAGTTTTCTCGATTGCTTGATACCATTGGCATCAGTCAGCCTCAGTGGCGAGAGCTTAGTGACTTGGAG TCTGCCCGCCAGTTCTGCCAGACTGTGGGGTATCCTTGTGTTGTCCGTCCTTCTTATGTGCTGAGTGGTGCTGCCATGAATGTGGCCTATTCCGATGGAGACCTGGAGCGCTTCCTGAGCAGTGCAGCTGCTGTCTCCAAAGAGCACCCTGTGGTCATCTCCAAGTTCATCCAGGAGGCCAAG GAAATCGATGTGGATGCTGTAGCTTGTGATGGTATGGTAGTAGCTGTCGCAATCTCGGAGCACGTGGAAAATGCAGGGGTGCACTCAGGGGATGCCACGTTGGTGACTCCACCACAAGATATCACACCCAAGACACTGGAAAGGATCAAAGCAATTGTTCATGCTGTGGGTCAAGAATTGCAGGTCACAGGGCCTTTCAACCTGCAGCTCATTGCCAAG GATGACCAACTCAAGGTTATTGAGTGCAACGTCCGTGTCTCTCGGTCCTTCCCCTTTGTCTCCAAGACACTTGGAGTGGATCTGGTGGCCCTGGCTACCCGGATCATCATGGGTGAGGAGGTGGAGCCTGTTGGGCTCATGACTGGAACCGGTGTTGTAGGAGTTAAG GTGCCTCAGTTCTCATTCTCCCGCCTGGCAGGAGCAGATGTGGTGCTGGGGGTAGAGATGACCAGCACAGGGGAGGTGGCTGGCTTTGGAGAGAGCCGCTGTGAGGCCTACCTTAAGGCTATGCTAAGCACGGGCTTCAAGATCCCCAAAAAGAATATTCTGCTAACTATTGGTAGTTACAAG AACAAGAGTGAGCTGCTCCCCACTGTGAGGCTGCTGGAGAGTCTAGGCTATAGCTTATATGCCAGTTTGGGCACCGCAGACTTCTACACTGAGCATGGTGTCAAG GTCACAGCTGTGGACTGGCACTTTGAGGAAGCAGTTGAAGGTGAATGTCCCCCACAGCGAAGCATTCTGGAACAGCTGGCAGAAAACCACTTTGAGTTGGTGATCAACCTGTCAATGCGTGGAGCAGGGGGGCGGCGTCTGTCCTCCTTCGTTACCAAGGGCTACCGGACCCGTCGCCTTGCTGCTGACTTTTCTGTGCCCCTCATCATCGACATCAAATGCACTAAGCTGTTTGTAGAG GCATTGGGCCAGATCGGGCCAGCTCCCCCACTGAAGGTTCATGTAGATTGCATGACCTCACAGAAGCTGGTGCGTTTGCCAG GGCTAATTGATGTACATGTGCACCTACGGGAACCAGGTGGTACCCACAAAGAGGACTTTGCATCAGGCACAGCAGCTGCTTTAGCTGGGGGGGTCACAATGGTGTGTGCCATGCCCAACACTCGGCCTCCCATCATAGATGCCCCAGCACTTGCCCTTGCTCAGAAG TTGGCAGAGACTGGGGCCCGCTGTGATTATGCCTTGTTCCTTGGGGCCTCATCAGAGAATGCAGGAACCCTGGGTGCTGTGGCTGGGGCAGCTGCAGGATTGAAACTCTATCTCAATGAAACATTCTCCGAACTTCGCCTGGACAGCCTTGCCAATTGGATGGAG CACTTTGAGACTTGGCCACGTCATCTTCCTATTGTGGCTCATGCAGAACGACAGACTGTTGCTGCCATCCTCATGGTTGCCCAGCTGGCTCAACGGCCTGTACACATCTGCCATGTGGCCCGGAAGGAGGAG ATCCTATTAATTAAAGCAGCAAAGGCACGGGGGGTACCAGTGACTTGTGAAGTGGCCCCCCACCATCTGTTTCTAAGCCAAACTGACCTTGAGCGCCTGGGGCCTGGGAAAGGAGAAGTCCGGCCTGAGCTTGGCTCCCCTGAGGATGTGGAGGCTCTCTGGGAAAACATGGCCGTCATTGATTGCTTTGCCTCTGACCATG CTCCTCACACCCTGGAAGAAAAAACAGGATCCAAGGCTCCCCCTGGCTTCCCTGGCCTGGAGACGATGCTCCCGCTGTTGCTGACAGCTGTGAGTGAGGGCCGTCTCAGCCTGGATGATCTGCTGCAGAAGCTACACCACAACCCTCGGAGAATCTTTCACTTGCCCCCACAGGAGGACACCTACATTGAG GTGGATCTGGAGCATGAATGGACCATCCCCAGCTACATGCCTTTTTCCAAGGCACACTGGACACCTTTTGAGGGGCAGCGAGTGAAGGGCACCATTCGGCGAGTTGTCCTTCGAGGGGAAGTTGCCTATATTGATGGCCAG GTGCTGGTGCCTCCTGGTTATGGGCAAGATGTGAGGAAGTGGCCCCAAGGTGCAGTGCCTCAACTGCTGCCCTCTGCTCCACCCAGTGAGAATACCAAG ggaggggaaggaagaaggaacttTTGGTTGATGTCTCAAAAGGATAGACCCATGTTACATTCACAGACTCCTGAAAGGCCTCGACGTGTCATCCCAGGCCTTCCTGAGGGGCGCTTCCATCTCCCACCTCGAATCCACCGAGCTTCTGATCCTGGCCTTCCAG CTGTGTTCATCAGCCCAAGAGCCAGGACCCCACAAGACAACAGAATGTGGG CTGAAGAGCCCAAGGAAAAGCCATCCCGGAAGGCCGTGGAGCCAG ATCTAGCAGGAACTCCTGATAGTTGCTGCTATCCTCCTCCAGTGCCTAGGCAGGCGTCGCCCCAAAATCTGGGTGCGCCCAGCCTGTTACATCCTCAGACCTCACCCTTGCTGCATTCTCTAGTTGGGCAGCATATACTGTCCGTTCGTCAGTTTACCAAAGATCAG ATGTCCCACCTGTTCAACGTGGCTCACACCCTACGGATGATGGTGCAGAAGGAACGAAGCATAGACATTCTCAAG GGCAAGGTGATGGCCTCCATGTTTTATGAAGTGAGCACTCGTACCAGCAGCTCCTTTGCAGCCGCCATGGCCCGTCTTGGGGGCTCTGTGCTCAGCTTCTCTGAAGCCACATCATCTGTCCAGAAGGGGGAATCCCTAGCAGACTCTGTCCAGACCATGAGCTGCTATGCTGATGTCGTTGTGCTCCGGCACCCCCAGCCTGGAGCTGTGGAG CTAGCAGCAAAGCACTGCCGGAGGCCGGTGATCAATGCTGGGGATGGAGTAGGGGAACACCCAACGCAGGCCTTGCTGGATGTCTTTACCATTCGAGAGGAACTGGGAACTGTCAACGGCATGACG ATCACGATGGTAGGGGATCTCAAGCACGGGCGGACGGTGCATTCTCTGGCCTGCCTGCTCACCCAGTACCGGGTCAGCCTTCGCTACGTGGCACCCCCCAGCCTGCGCATGCCGCACGACGTCTTGTCTTTTGTGGCGTCCAAAGGGACTAAGCAG gAGGAATTTGAGAGCATCGAGGAGGCACTGCCTGACACAGATGTTCTTTACATGACTCGGATTCAGAAGGAACGGTTTGGCTCCAGCCAGGAATATGAAGCT TGCTTCGGCCAGTTTATCCTCACGCCCCACATCATGACACGGGCAAAGAAGAAGATGGTGGTGATGCACCCAATGCCTCGAGTCAATGAGATCAG TGTGGAAGTGGACTCCGACCCCCGGGCTGCCTACTTCCGGCAAGCTGAGAATGGCATGTATATGCGGATGGCCCTCCTTGCTACTGTACTGGGGCGATACTAG